The stretch of DNA CCGGCCCGACCGTCCGAACGCCGAGCCGTGGACGATCGTCAACCCGCCGCCCAACGTCACGGGCAGCCTGCATATCGGCCACGCGCTCGACAACACGTTGCAGGATATCCTCACGCGTCACGCGCGGCTGAAGGGCAAGGACGCGCTGTGGGTGGTCGGCACCGATCACGCCGGCATCGCCACGCAGATGGTGGTCGAGCGCCAGATGGGCGCGCTGACCCCGCCGCAGAAGCGCACCGACCTCACGCGCGAGGAGTTCGTCGCGAAGGTCTGGGCGTGGAAGGAAGAGAGCGGCGGCGAGATCACGCAGCAGCTCCGCCGGCTCGGGTGCTCGATGGACTGGGCGAACGAGCGCTTCACGATGGACGAGGGCTTTTCGAAGGCCGTCATCAAGGTGTTCGTCGACCTCCACAAAGAGGGGCTGCTGTACCGCGACAAACGCCTCGTGAACTGGGATCCGGGCCTCGGCACCGCTATCAGCGACCTCGAGGTCGAGACGCGCGAGATCAAGGGCAGCTTCTGGCACCTGCGCTATCCGCTCGCCGACGAGTCGGGCTTCATCGAGGTCGCGACCACGCGCCCCGAGACGATGCTCGCCGACATGGCGGTGGCGGTGAACGGCGCGGACGAGCGCTACACCGCGCTGATCGGCAAGCAGGTGAAGCTGCCGATCACCGGCCGGCTGATCCCGATCATCGCCGACGACCATGCCGATCCGGAGCTCGGGTCGGGCGCGGTGAAGATCACGCCCGGGCACGACTTCAACGATTTCGAGGTCGGCAAGCGGGCAGGGATGGCTGCCGGGTCGATGCTCAACATGCTCGATGCCAAAGCGCGGGTGGTGCAGGTCTCGGACGGCCTGATCCCGGCCGACCTTCTCGGACTTACGACCGCAGAGGCGCGCAAGGCCATCGTTGCGCGGCTCAAGGACGAAGGCTTCCTTATCGCGCATGTCGACAAGGACGGCGTTGAGCACGACGCCGAACCGCGCACGATCCAGACCCCATATGGCGACCGCTCGGGCGTGGTGATCGAGCCGTGGCTGACCGACCAATGGTATGTCGATGCCAAGACGCTCGCCCAGCCGGCGATCGAGGCGGTCCAGACTGGCGCGATCGATATCGTCCCGAAGACCTGGGAGAAGACGTTCTTCAACTGGATGGACAACATCCAGCCTTGGTGCGTGTCCCGCCAGCTTTGGTGGGGGCACCAGATCCCGGCATGGTTCGGTCCGGACGGTACGCCGTATGTGGCGGAAACCGAGGCCGAAGCGCAGGCTCTGGCGGGTGATGGCGTGACGCTAACGCGCGATCCCGACGTGCTCGACACGTGGTTCTCCAGCGCGCTCTGGCCCTTCGCTACACTCGGCTGGGCTGAGGAGGGTGCCGTTCCCTCTCCCCTCCGGGGAGAGGGCCAGGGTGAGGGGCAGCCAAGCAGCGCAACGCCCGGTACGACCCCTCACCCCGACCCTCTCCCCGCAGGGGAGAGGGAGCAGAAGCAGCTTGGCGGCCGCTACCCGAACGACGTGCTCATTTCCGGCTTCGACATCCTGTTCTTCTGGAACGCGCGGATGATGATGCAGGGGCTGCACTTCATGAAGGACGTGCCGTTCCGCACGCTCTACCTCCACGGCCTGGTCCGCGCGGCGGATGGCGCGAAGATGTCGAAGTCGAAGGGCAATGTCGTCAACCCGCTCGGGCTGATCGACACCTATGGCGCCGACGCGCTGCGCTTCTTCATGGCGGCGATGGAGAGCCAGGGGCGCGACATCAAGATGGATGAGAAGCGCGTCGAGGGCTATCGCAACTTCGCCACCAAGCTGTGGAACGCCGCCCGGTTCGCACAGGCCAACGGCATCGTCGCCAGCACTACCTTGGAGGCGCCGCGCGCCGAACTCGCCGTCAACAAGTGGATCATCGCCGAGACGATCGCGACCGTCCAGACGGTCGACCTCGCGCTCGCCGACTACCGCTTCGACGGCGCCGCCAACGCGATCTACCAGTTCGCGTGGAGCCGGTTCTGCGACTGGTATCTCGAGCTGATCAAGCCGCAGATGGTCGGCGAAGAGCGCGGCCAGATCGACGACGAATCGAAGGCGGTCGCGGGCTGGGTGCTCGACCAGATCCTGGTCATTCTCCACCCGTTCATGCCGTTCATCACCGAAGAGCTGTGGCATGCGATGGCCGACCCCGCCCACCCGCGCGAGCACGACCTGATCGTCGCACAATGGCCGATGGCGGACGCGCGCTCGCTCGATCCCGAAGCGAGCAAGGAAGTCGACTGGCTGATCCGCCTGGTTCAGGAAATCCGCACCGCGCGCAACGAACTGAACGTGCCGCCGGGCGCGCGCCTGCCGCTCCACGTCCGCGATGCGAATGCGGCGACATTGGCGCGGCTTCAGCGCCAAGCCCCCGCGCTCGCCCGTCTCGCCCGTGTCACGCATGCCGAGGGCGAAGCCACCGGCGGCGCGGCGCAGGTGGTGGTCGACGAAGCGACGTTCGTCCTCCCCCTCGAAGGCGTCATCGACCTCGACTCCGAACGCGCCCGCCTGACCAAGGCGATCGCGGCAGCGGAGAAGGAGCGCGATGCTTTGTCCGGCCGTCTCGGCAACGCCAGCTTCGTCGAACGGGCCAAGCCCGAGGCGGTGGAAAAGGCCAAGGCCGACCACGCCGACAAGGCCGCCGAAGCTACACGGTTGCAGGCGGCACTCGGACGCCTGGGATGACCTGCTCCCCTCCCGCCTGCGGGAGGGGTTGGGGGAGGGGAGTGCCCCACTGACCGGACGCCAGTACGTACGTCGCGCTCTCCCCTGACCCCTCCCGCAAGCGGGAGGGGAATGCGTGTTTGGACTGATCGGCAAATTATCTGCCCTACTTCTTGTTCTCCCGCGAAGGCGGGAGCCCAGTCTGGGTCCCCGCCTTCGCGGGAAAACACGTGCGCTTGGTTTGGAGCAGCGGACCTACCAGCTTGTTCCGGCGTTCACTCCGCCGCTAGGACGAAGCTTGAGAGGGCGCCCGACCGTCCGCCGGTGGACACCGGAAAACCGGCCTGACGGAGAGACTGTGTGAGCGACCTGCCATCCAACGTCGAGACACGCGCCGACGATCGCGATCCTTCTAGCGGCAAGACCGAAACCCGCCCCCGCAGCAAACCCGGCCAGCGCGATCTCACCACCGGTCACATCGGCGGCACGCTCCTCGCGTTCGCACTCCCCACGCTCGGCTCGAACATCCTCCAATCCCTCAACGGTTCGATCAACGCGATCTGGGTCGGGCGCTATCTCGGCGAAGGCGCGCTCGCCGCGACCTCGAACGCGAACATCATCATGTTCCTCACCTTCGGGGCGGTGTTCGGGTTCGGCATGGCTGCGACGATCCTGGTCGGCCAGAGCTTCGGCCGGCACGATCTGGAGGGCGCACGCCGCGCGTTCGGATCTGCGGTCGGGCTCGTCCTCGGCGGAGCGATCGTGATCGCCGCGCTGGGCTGGGTATTCGCGCCCGAGATCCTCCACCTGCTCGCCACCCCCGGCAACGCGATGCCGCTGGCGCTTGCCTATCTGCGCGTGATCTTCCTCGGGTTGCCCGCGTCGATGATGATGGTGCTGCTGATGATGGGCCTGCGCGGCACCGGTGATTCGATGACGCCGCTCTGGTTCATGCTTCTCAGCGCGATCCTGGACAGCGCGCTCAACCCGTTGCTGATCGCCGGCATCGGCCCGTTCCCGCAGATGGGGATCGCCGGCTCGGCGATGGCGACGCTGATCGCCAGCCACGTCTCGCTGCTCGGGCTGATCGTCTATATCTACAAACGCGACCTGCCGCTGAGGCTCCGCGGCAACGAACTCCGCTACCTCATCCCCGAGCGCGCGCTGACCGGGACGATCGTCCGAAAGGGTCTGCCAATGGGCGCGCAGATGCTCGTCATGTCGACCGCGGGCCTCGCGATGGTCGGGCTGGTCAACCGACTCGGCGTCGACACCGCGGCGGCCTATGCGGTGTCGCAGCAGTTGTGGACCTATATCCAGATGCCCGCGCTGGCGATCGGCGCGGCGGTCAGTTCGATGGCGGCGCAGAATATCGGCGCGAGCCGCTGGGACCGGGTCGGCGACATCACTAAGTACGGCCTGTTCTTCAACGTCGCGCTAACCGGCGCGATGGTCGGCGTGGTGATCCTGTTCGACCGCCCGGTGATGACGTTGTTCATCGGCAGCGACAGCCCCGCGCTGCCGATCGCGCGGCATATCCAGCTGATCGCGAGCTGGAACTTCATCCTGTTCGGCATGACGATGGTGCTTTTCTCGACGGTCCGCGCGAACGGCGCGGTGATCGCGCCGCTGATCGCGCTGATCGTCGCGCTGTATCCGGTGCGGATCGGCTTTGCGTTGCTGGCGAAGCCGTGGCTCGGGGCGGATGCGTTGTGGTGGAGCTTCCCGCTCGGGTCGCTGGCGACGCTGGCGATTGCGGCGTGGTATTATCGCTATGGGAACTGGCGGAAGGGGGCGCTGGTGGTGCCCGACGATAGCGAGGAACAGGCCCACGGGATGAGCGAGCCTGGCGGGCGGTTGCAGCCTACGGGGTGAGGTGAAACGCGCTCCCCTCCCTGAAAGGGAGGGGCTGGGGGTGGGTAGGCCGGCTTTGGTCGCCACGGTTTCACGATGCGGGAGCCGACCCACCCCCGACCCCTCCCTTCCAGGGAGGGGGGAAAGTCTACCGCAACCGCTTCACGAAAGACCGGCCACCTTCGCGGCGCTCATGCTGGAAGTTCGGGATCGTCTCGATCAGGTCCGACAGCCGGTTGAACCCGTAATTCCGCGCATCGAAGCTCGATCGGTTGCCCGCCAGCTGGCCGAGTTCGGCGACGCTGGCATAGCCCTTCTCGTCGCGCTTCACGGCGTTGTACGCGTCGATCAGCAGCTTGATGACCTGCTCGTCGATCGGCTGCGCGGTCTTCGGTCGAGCGACCGGCGCCGGCGTCGCAGCCTTCTCACCCGCCACGGGAGCAGGGGCCGGCGCGGGCATCGCCTGAGATGTCTCGTTCAGCGCGCCAACGTCGATGAACCGCGTGCAGGCCTGGCGGAAGCCCTCCGGCGTGCGGCTCGTGCCGAAGCCGTAAACCGGGATGCCGTCCTGCCGGATGCGCGTCGCCAGCGGCATGAAGTCGCTGTCCGACGACATGATGCCGAAGCCGTCGATGCGCCCGCGGAACAGCAGGTCCATCGCGTCGATCGTCATCTTCATGTCGGTCGCGTTCTTGCCCTTGGTGAGGTCGAACTGCTGCTGCGGCTCGATGCCATGCTTGATCGACATGTCGCTCCACGCCTTCAGTGCGGGCTTGGACCAGTTGCCATACACCCGCCGGACGTTGACCGTGCCGAGCTCGGCGAGGACGGTCAGCACCGGGTCGAGGGTCGCGGCGGAGGCATTGTCCGCGTCGATCAGGAGGGCGACGTTGCGCGTTGTGGTATCGATCATGCGCGCGAGGTTAGCCGCGCCCGCGCGTCGCGTCCACGCTCCAGGCGCCGCCACCGGCCGCTGCGAGATACAGGAAGACGAAGCAGTAGAGCACCGCCGGCTCGCCACCATTGGCGATCGGGAATGGACCTTGCTGGAAATGCGCCATGAAATACGCGACCGCGGACATGCCTGACAGCACGAACGCCACCGGTCGCGTGAACAGGCCGATGATCAGCATGCCGCCGCCGACGACTTCGAGGATCCCCGCGACGTAGAGCAGCGGGTTCATCGGCATCGGGAAGGGCGGCAGGCCAAAGAACTTCGAGATGCCGTGGCTGAAGAACACCAGCGCGACGACGATGCGCATGACGCTGAGCAGGCGGGCGGACCAGGTGGCGGGTATCGGCATGGCGGAGTCCTCGATGTCGTTGCGAAGGTGAAACGTCACACGGGGGCGGGGCAGCGTCAATCAACTGAAACCGAAACGGACCGTTTAGGGATAGCCGATCGCGATCACCTCGTATTCGCGCTCGCCTGCCGGCAGGTCCACCCGCCGCACATCGCCGATCGCAGCTCCGCGCAAGGCACGCGCGAACGGCGAGTTCCAGCCGATCCGCCCGTTGCTGGCATCGGTCTCGTCATCGCCGACCAAGGTCAGCACGCGCTCCACGTCGTCCTCGTCGGCAACCGTCACGCAGGCTCCGAACCAAACGCGAGATCGGTCTTCCTGCGCGGCGGGATCGACGACCTTGGCCGCCTTCATCCGCTTCGAAAGCCACCCCAGCCGCCGGTCGATCTCGCGCAACCGTTTGCGGCCGTAGATATAGTCGCCGTTCTCGGACCGGTCGCCGTTTCCCGCCGCCCAGGAGATGACCTCGACCAGCTTCGGTCGCTCGCCGGCAAGCAGGTGTTCGTACTCCTCGCGCAAGACGGTGTAGCCGGCAGGGGTAATGTAGTTCGGGCGATCCATGCGCTTGCCAATACTCTTCAGCGATCAACCCGGCCGGTTCTTCCCCAAATACCACGACAACCGTGCCGCCCCCCGGCTCTTCGCCCGCGCGGGGTTCATCAGATCGTAGACCACCGCATTCTCCAGTACGCGCTGCACATAGTTGCGCGTCTCCTGGTACGGGATAGCCTCGACCCAATCGATGATATCGACCGAGCCGGTCCGCGGGTCGCCGTTCGCGCGGAGCCATTTGTTCACGTTGCCGCCGCCCGCATTATACGCCGCCACCGCCAGCGGATAGCTGCCGTAATTGGCGTACACCCGCTGGAAGTAGCTCGACCCCAGCATGATCGACATGTTCGGATCGGTCGTCAGAGCCGCCTGGTTATAGGCCAACCCGATCTTCCCCGACTGCTCGCGCGCGGTCGCCGGCATCAGCTGCATCAGCCCGCGAGCCCCTGCATGCGACACCGCAGCCCGATCGAACTGGCTTTCCTGCCGCGAGATCGCGTGGATTATCGTCCAGTTATCCTCATACCCCGCGGGCACCGAGACCATCGGGAAGCCGACTGCGGAATAATCGCTGAGCCCGTTCGTCAACGCACTCCGCCCGACCATCACGCCGAGATCGGGGCGGTTGATGCTCTTCGACAGTTCGGCGGCGAGCAGGTGGTCGGTGTCGGTCGTGGCGTCCGTCGCGATCTGGCGGACGAACGCGGTCTGGTCCTGCCAGTCGTTGATCTGCCCCAGGAACTTCACCGCGCGCACCGTCTCGCGCCGGTCGAACGCCGCTCGCGCTGCCGGATCGACGGCGACCGACGCCACCGAAGGCGGCGCGACCAGCGCACGCCCGGTCCGCTCGTTCGCCAGCTGTCCGTAATATTGATCGCGGTATCCCGCCGCCTGGCCGTAGAACGCCGCCGCCTGAGGTGCCAGCCCAGCCGCCTCGGCCGCACGGCCCGCCCAGTAATAGCCCTTCGACCGCACCTGAGGCGAACGCGAGCCGCGCGCGTACCGGTCGAACAGCGTCATCGCATCCGCCGGCCGCCCGAGCTGCTTCATCGCCACTCGTCCGCCGAGCCAGGCGAGATTGGTATATTCGTCGCGCTCGGCATAGGATTTCGTCGAGACGTCTGTACCGAACGGATACGCGTCGTCGATCTGCCGCGCGATGTCGTAAGCGACCTGATACTGCCCGTCGTTCGCCGCGCCGTTCGCGTTGGTGACGAGCACCTCGTACCATTCCGCCGCATTGCCCGGCCGAGTCGTCAGCGACCGAGGCCGCGCCAGCCAGGCCCGCGCCGAAGGACTCGCGCCCGAATTGCGCAACCACTGCGCACGGTCCGCGACATAGCCCGCGTCGTTCGCATACAAGCTCTGCGTCGAGGCCGAGATATCCGAAGCGTTCGGCGCATTCGTCCGCAACGCGAGCCGCGCCTGAAATATCGGCCGTCGTGCGGCGCTGGTCCACACGATCTGCCGCTGCGCCGCGCCGGTCTGGCCCGCCCACAACAGCGCATCCATCCGCGCGTCCTGATCGTCCGGCGTCAGCGCGCCGGGGAAGCCCGACGTCACCATCGCCTCGTCGGTCGGCGTCAGCCCGCTGCTCCGCCACGCCGTCCGCACCGCCGCATAGGCCTGATCCCGCGCGCCGGTCGCCTGCAAAGCCCGTGCATAGGCGACCCCGCCCGAAGCCGATTGCGGAGGATACCGGCGGAAGAACGCGACCACGCTGGTCGGCGACCCGGTGGCCGCCTTGCGCTCGGCCGCACGCCGGTTCGCGGCCTCGTTCGGCCAGCCCGGATGTGCCATCAGGAACCCCGCATAGCTGTCGAACGGCAGCGCATCGGTCTGCTGCAACGCGCGCCATTGCGCGATCGTCGAGGCGATCGCGCCGTCCGTCGCCATCGGCTGAGCCTGCGGCCCCATATTGGCGAGTTGCGTGCTGTAGCGATCCAGCGTCTGCTGACCGCCTCCGGACGCGGCGACCGTCCCCGCCACAGCTGCGAGAAGAAGGCTCGTTTTAAACATCGATGCTACCATGTGGACAGCATAGGGATCGAACCCGTATCTGTCCTGAACGAAATCCGGATTTCGCCCGGTATTTGGCGCAACAGGCCAGACTTTTCTTATAGAATGGATGCAGGCTACCGCATGTTTTCAGGATCTATTCCGGCGCTCGTCACCCCGTTCGCCGCCGATGGCAGCTTCGACGAACCCGCCTATCGCGACTTCATCGAGTGGCAGATCGCGGAGGGCTCGTCAGGGCTGGTCGCGTGCGGCACCACGGGGGAAGCGGCGACTCTGTCATATGACGAGCATTTTCACGTCGTCCGCGTCTGCGTCGATCAGGCGAAGGGCCGCGTGCCGGTGATCGCCGGTGCAGGTTCGAACGATACGCGTGTCGCTTCGGCCAACCTGCGCGCCGCCAAAGAGGCTGGCGCCGACGCCGCCCTCATGGTGCCACCCTATTACAACCGGCCCGGGCAGGAAGGCATCTTCCGTCATTTCGAAGCGCTCGCGCAGACGA from Sphingomonas faeni encodes:
- a CDS encoding valine--tRNA ligase, whose product is MSELPKTFDPASIESRWYAHWEASGQFRPDRPNAEPWTIVNPPPNVTGSLHIGHALDNTLQDILTRHARLKGKDALWVVGTDHAGIATQMVVERQMGALTPPQKRTDLTREEFVAKVWAWKEESGGEITQQLRRLGCSMDWANERFTMDEGFSKAVIKVFVDLHKEGLLYRDKRLVNWDPGLGTAISDLEVETREIKGSFWHLRYPLADESGFIEVATTRPETMLADMAVAVNGADERYTALIGKQVKLPITGRLIPIIADDHADPELGSGAVKITPGHDFNDFEVGKRAGMAAGSMLNMLDAKARVVQVSDGLIPADLLGLTTAEARKAIVARLKDEGFLIAHVDKDGVEHDAEPRTIQTPYGDRSGVVIEPWLTDQWYVDAKTLAQPAIEAVQTGAIDIVPKTWEKTFFNWMDNIQPWCVSRQLWWGHQIPAWFGPDGTPYVAETEAEAQALAGDGVTLTRDPDVLDTWFSSALWPFATLGWAEEGAVPSPLRGEGQGEGQPSSATPGTTPHPDPLPAGEREQKQLGGRYPNDVLISGFDILFFWNARMMMQGLHFMKDVPFRTLYLHGLVRAADGAKMSKSKGNVVNPLGLIDTYGADALRFFMAAMESQGRDIKMDEKRVEGYRNFATKLWNAARFAQANGIVASTTLEAPRAELAVNKWIIAETIATVQTVDLALADYRFDGAANAIYQFAWSRFCDWYLELIKPQMVGEERGQIDDESKAVAGWVLDQILVILHPFMPFITEELWHAMADPAHPREHDLIVAQWPMADARSLDPEASKEVDWLIRLVQEIRTARNELNVPPGARLPLHVRDANAATLARLQRQAPALARLARVTHAEGEATGGAAQVVVDEATFVLPLEGVIDLDSERARLTKAIAAAEKERDALSGRLGNASFVERAKPEAVEKAKADHADKAAEATRLQAALGRLG
- a CDS encoding MATE family efflux transporter gives rise to the protein MSDLPSNVETRADDRDPSSGKTETRPRSKPGQRDLTTGHIGGTLLAFALPTLGSNILQSLNGSINAIWVGRYLGEGALAATSNANIIMFLTFGAVFGFGMAATILVGQSFGRHDLEGARRAFGSAVGLVLGGAIVIAALGWVFAPEILHLLATPGNAMPLALAYLRVIFLGLPASMMMVLLMMGLRGTGDSMTPLWFMLLSAILDSALNPLLIAGIGPFPQMGIAGSAMATLIASHVSLLGLIVYIYKRDLPLRLRGNELRYLIPERALTGTIVRKGLPMGAQMLVMSTAGLAMVGLVNRLGVDTAAAYAVSQQLWTYIQMPALAIGAAVSSMAAQNIGASRWDRVGDITKYGLFFNVALTGAMVGVVILFDRPVMTLFIGSDSPALPIARHIQLIASWNFILFGMTMVLFSTVRANGAVIAPLIALIVALYPVRIGFALLAKPWLGADALWWSFPLGSLATLAIAAWYYRYGNWRKGALVVPDDSEEQAHGMSEPGGRLQPTG
- a CDS encoding lytic transglycosylase domain-containing protein — translated: MFKTSLLLAAVAGTVAASGGGQQTLDRYSTQLANMGPQAQPMATDGAIASTIAQWRALQQTDALPFDSYAGFLMAHPGWPNEAANRRAAERKAATGSPTSVVAFFRRYPPQSASGGVAYARALQATGARDQAYAAVRTAWRSSGLTPTDEAMVTSGFPGALTPDDQDARMDALLWAGQTGAAQRQIVWTSAARRPIFQARLALRTNAPNASDISASTQSLYANDAGYVADRAQWLRNSGASPSARAWLARPRSLTTRPGNAAEWYEVLVTNANGAANDGQYQVAYDIARQIDDAYPFGTDVSTKSYAERDEYTNLAWLGGRVAMKQLGRPADAMTLFDRYARGSRSPQVRSKGYYWAGRAAEAAGLAPQAAAFYGQAAGYRDQYYGQLANERTGRALVAPPSVASVAVDPAARAAFDRRETVRAVKFLGQINDWQDQTAFVRQIATDATTDTDHLLAAELSKSINRPDLGVMVGRSALTNGLSDYSAVGFPMVSVPAGYEDNWTIIHAISRQESQFDRAAVSHAGARGLMQLMPATAREQSGKIGLAYNQAALTTDPNMSIMLGSSYFQRVYANYGSYPLAVAAYNAGGGNVNKWLRANGDPRTGSVDIIDWVEAIPYQETRNYVQRVLENAVVYDLMNPARAKSRGAARLSWYLGKNRPG
- a CDS encoding DoxX family protein → MPIPATWSARLLSVMRIVVALVFFSHGISKFFGLPPFPMPMNPLLYVAGILEVVGGGMLIIGLFTRPVAFVLSGMSAVAYFMAHFQQGPFPIANGGEPAVLYCFVFLYLAAAGGGAWSVDATRGRG
- the greB gene encoding transcription elongation factor GreB → MDRPNYITPAGYTVLREEYEHLLAGERPKLVEVISWAAGNGDRSENGDYIYGRKRLREIDRRLGWLSKRMKAAKVVDPAAQEDRSRVWFGACVTVADEDDVERVLTLVGDDETDASNGRIGWNSPFARALRGAAIGDVRRVDLPAGEREYEVIAIGYP
- a CDS encoding NYN domain-containing protein: MIDTTTRNVALLIDADNASAATLDPVLTVLAELGTVNVRRVYGNWSKPALKAWSDMSIKHGIEPQQQFDLTKGKNATDMKMTIDAMDLLFRGRIDGFGIMSSDSDFMPLATRIRQDGIPVYGFGTSRTPEGFRQACTRFIDVGALNETSQAMPAPAPAPVAGEKAATPAPVARPKTAQPIDEQVIKLLIDAYNAVKRDEKGYASVAELGQLAGNRSSFDARNYGFNRLSDLIETIPNFQHERREGGRSFVKRLR